The Papaver somniferum cultivar HN1 chromosome 6, ASM357369v1, whole genome shotgun sequence genome segment TAATATATGAGAAAACATACTAGAATGCCAACTAATATTAGCTAATTCAAATCCATGTATTTTGCTAAATTAAAAAACTAGTTATGTGCAAATTTTTGGTGAATAAAAGCACATCAATACCGATTCCAAACTTCCATTCAGAAATGCTTCACACAATATTAATTAGGATTTTAACACTAGGAACCTTGCAAAAATGAAGTGTTAATTTTTGCACCCCCTAAAAAGGAGGTGCACATTCCTCCATCTCTCATTGGTCATTAATTTAACTAGCGTTTAGTACTTTTTATATTTCAAACTCACTACTGTTTTAAGAGAGGTAAGAAAACTGGTCAAACGAAATGATCAATGAGGTAATGTAAATATACATCCGGTTTCTACGGGTACACAAATTTACACTTTCGACACACAAGCTAAAACTTAACTAGTATCATGAGAATAAGTAATTTCATATTGGAGGATCtacttatacttttgttcttaCATTGTCTCACGTTTtagaaactttttctttttttttaataaaacatcAACGGGAAGTTAATATTTTGAGgaatttattctcttaaaaatatGAGCAtatttggagattttttttttttttgaaggaaaacgttatattaaagagaaaaaaataaaatctttagGGGATGTAAAGGGAATTACATAGACATAAAAGTTTCCCAATTGCTCCAAATAAGATTAGGAGAAACAAATTAAAAGTATCGGAATCGCAAGACCAAACAACTACCAATTTTTTAActaaatcaataatctcagtcgCCTCCTTCTTTCTAGCCCCAAAGACTCTACCGTTCCTTTCTTTCCACAGTCGCCAACAAATTGCATAGTGGATAATCTCCTAAATTGATTTTCCTCTACCTCTCAAAACGTTCAAGTAAAGATCTCAGAATTGGCCACGATATCGGAAAAGCTTTGATGAAGTAATTCCATATTTCAAACGAAAAAGGACAATGCAAAAACATATGATCGTTGTTTCTCTAACGACGTTACAAAAACACATAAATCAATTTCTATCTCCACTCCTTTGTGTCTTAACATGTCTCTAGTTGGAAgataattatgaaaaataaaactgacCTTACGAAGAATAAATATGCCTCTTCCTAGTTGGAAGAAGCATATTTCGAGATTATAACACCACCATTTATTACTgtgaaagttagggtttgaaaacaaatattccctCCGTCTCTAAAAAATAGGAAGATTTGTGTAAGGTTTGGTGCTTCAGAATGCTATGGTTTTGATAGGTATATAGGACTTATAAGAAGAAGTATCCCCAAAATATGAGTTATCTTCAAATTTGCTGATGTTtaaatttataaaaaaattgTCATCCAAATGTGAGAATAAAAATATATGTAGATCTTCCCTCGTAGTAGCCATGTATTAACTACttttttaacttttgttttttaTGTCAATGAATTGAAAGGCCAATCTAATCTATATAGGGGTAGGCACACTGAATGACAAAAACAAAATTGGTCTAACGAAATAAGTATTAACTTTCAAAAGTATTCCTGCAGTTCGGAAAGAGAAGGACGAAAAAAATGCTGTTCTTGAACATAACATTAGCTAGATTTCACTATAAATGTATTGACAAAATTATCTGTAATCATataaaatctaaaagtaaattaAAAATTGAATGATCATCTTAAAGGATACAGATTTTTTCTTTGGGCAGGTTAAAGACTTTGTTGTATAAGATTTTATCAAAGCCTAATGCCCCCTATAACACCTTCTTCCTTTTCCCTCAGCTTTAGACTAATAATATGAATAAGACCAATGATATGAATAATGCAACACAACTTAATTAATTATTTCGTTTAAATGTCAAGCATCACAAACCATACAACCATTTGGGCTGCAGGTTCGCGTAAGGACCACATTACGATGATTCTACCTACCATATGGTATCTTTGTGGTTGATTAGCACATTAACAAATTTGAAGAAAATATCCAggaaaaaaagtagaaaaatagAATAGAAGATGTGAAGTTTCAGGAAAAGACCCGACTAGGAAGCCTAGCCGAGAAAAACTTGACGATATGGTTTAGTTAATTTCCTATACCAAATGCATTATACTACAGAGTAATACAAAGTCTAATAATAGGACATGGAGAGTCTTCGATTCTTAGGTTCTAGCTTCAAACCAAACCAAGTCTTAATTTACCTGTTCTAATTTTTAATTCAACTTATAGATTATACTACTTATTAAAgggataatcattgtattaatTCAATTAAATCGATTACGTAATATATATGGTTATGGGTGCAAAAGAACATGATTCATTCAGATTTAACTTCTCATACGCAAGCAAATATTCCCCAAATATGCCGGTACATTTAGAAATAGTTTCATTGAATGTATTCAAAATTTAAGTAATCTACATACACATTACGGTTAGTTGAATAATACATTTATAAAAATAAATTGTTCCAAACAATGCACTGTGCAAATTGGCTAATCGGAGTATTAATCGAAAAGCTTGCAGAGCCTAAAAGGCTCTTAAAATGTCTATTTACCTTATGGTATTTATTTATTGTGGCGAGTAGCATAATGATTACAAAAGTGAATGATATAATCTGTTTGTTAATTAGTAGGAGACTAGGAGCCTAGGAGTATCAAATTACAAACAACAAAGATCGGTGTGATTAGTTCACCAACCAACTTAATTAGTTTCTTCAACTACAATCTATCTTATGGAAATGGGATGTACGTCATTTTATCATCATTGGCTCTGTTTTACAAATTAATTTTTACAAAGTTggattctttttcttctcttctaatTATTGTATACTCCTCGACTATATCACAAAAACTCGTGGGAGCAAACTATCAACCGCTCAATTAGCAACACCAGCGCCAAAATGGTGATCTATCTAACTCGACTATGAAAGTTTGGATTCCTGGCTAACGGTGGGATATTTCAAGTCAACGTGGttacatatataaaattaagcagtTCGTAAATACACATTCTTTTGAATACACAATTGACAATTCCATCATACTGGACTTGCAGCTAAGCCTAAATGTAAACAGGTACATACCATCCATTACAATTTACATATATATTGAACACAGGCTAGCTAGCAGTATAACCGAGATGACATAATATTACACTAATCATATTAGTACGGTTGGATAATAACTAATTACAAAGACCATTTTCGGATACAACCGAAATGTTATTAAAATTAAGCTAGCAGCAGTATAACCGAGATGACATGATTAATATGGTGGTCATTTACAGGATATACTGAAACCTTTACATACAAAGTAAAAAGGGAATGAAAGAGTCTAGGCATGCATAAATTCATGATTATGATGGACATATGTATACATGTTTGCGCTTCATTTAAGATAGTTCACAAACATTGAGAGAGGAACCACGCAAAGACCCTTTTCCTTGAGGTCTGTAAACTGACGAGGATTactattattatttggtgatgaTCTCATTTCAACAAAATCCATTCGATTGTTTCTATCTTCGTGTAATTGTAGTGCTGAAAAATGTTGATGATCACCAGACATACTTCCCTTCCTCCTctacaaaaaagaaacaaaaaaagagtAAACCGGTGCGTATCGGAATTAATTAAACTTTTTTCAgtcacaaataaaataaaatgagggAAAATAAAAGGACACAATTcgtaatttcatttaattaccTGTTGAGAAGTACTATATTCATTATCAatatgatcatcatcatcatcattatcttgGTTTTGTCTCGGTGAGTTCGTTTGTCGATGATACTGCTTCATACTACTAACCTGTtcaccaaaacaaaataaataaagttgCGTGTATAACAATACAGtataattgaagattaatatgaaGTAACTACCATGACAACCTTGGGACTATTAACAGGAGAACTAGCAGTATCTTCCATATCAGGATCATTGGTACCACtgtttattttcttcttattcttcttcgggTTGAGTAATCCCAATTTCTTAGAAGTAGTACTATCCATGAACTTCCACGGGGCAAGAGAATCAGCATCAGAAATCATCGAAGGTGTATCATCGTaacaagaagaagaggaaggCTGAACTCTATTCTCTATGCTATTTCGCGgaaaaaattcatcatcatccAGGTAAAACGTCCAACCACTCTCTTCTGGATGATCTTGAGAGACAAAAGAATTTTGTTGTTCCTCAGCTTGCATGTTTTCCCCATCGGAGCCCTCCATGAGAATTAGCCGCTGAAGTTGTTAAGATAGGGAAAATTAAGAgagttatatttatttattttttagaaaaagagggggagagatgagtgaggatcaattggattaatagaaaaaggaaaagaaaattggTGGGGAAGAAGAGGGGAATGAACTTCAGAGAGAATCTTGTGGTCAGGTGGTGGGACCAGGCAGCTTGAGTGGGAGTTGGGAAGTTACAGTCAGGGATTGGTCGTTGCAATACTACCAAATTGAAAATCAAATAATTAAGCTTAGTAGTTACTCTCTAATCTCTATCTCTATTTTAGAGAGAGGAAATGAGAAAGGGACAGAGAACGTGCAAAGGGAAGAAAGTTCGAAAGAGAAAGGGTTTTGATTCGTGAAGTTTGACCTTAGAGGTCGAAGATTAAGGAGCGGTGAATAGGCACAGATTTCCTAATGTTTCTACTAGAATGGATAGTTCTATTTGACCATTTCTATTCAGGATTGGCCCAATTGATTTTACTTATTGGTTGGTTCCCAACTAAACTGGACCCTATGTACAATATATGAGATTATGAATAGGGAAGTTAATAAGTGATAGACATCCCGCCGGCCCAATCCCGCGGGTTATCCCGCAAGAGACAAAGTCTCATAAACCTAATGGCTCGGCGGATTTATATGACGGGTTTGGTGTGGATCCCATTCTCTTGTGAGATGTCGGGATAACCTGCAAGAATGGGCGTTACGAATATGTCCACGTATATGAGTAGTAAACGAAAATGCTTCGACCAATGAAAGAACGTCGCATGTTTTTCTCCACTGCAACTTCTCAAGAACGGTTTGGTTTGGTCTGGTCTTCTTGGTATTCAATTTGACCATTACGAATCTATTATGCAGATTATTATTTCTTGGTAGTTTTCCCAAATCCATCAGGTACCAGCACGGTTGAAGAAGAGATGTGCCATCTGGAAGGAGAGATGTACTAAGGTTTTTCAAGATGTCAGACTAGATCCTAAAACTCTGATGTTACGAATATCTAATATGCTTTACGAGCAAGCGCTTGTTAAAGATATTCCCTTTGTCAGACTGGTTTCAACCGATATCATACTTTATGTGAAATGGTTTCCACTTTCCAGGGTTTTATTACTTTGAATCACATGGTTCATATGGCGATATTAGTAAAAATGTTGGCATCGGTCTAATTTTACGCGATTTTGGAGGTACACCAAAAGGAGttaaatgtgttttttttttcttctgaaacacTAAGCCTTGAGCATGGGGAATGATTAGCTATCTGGGAAGCAGTCAAGTGGGTGCAACAGTTAAAGCTTGAGGAGGCCAATTTTAAAACAAATTCAAATATCAAAGTAGAAGCTATTACGAGAGGCTAATTCAATTTAAACCGACAATTTCATCATTTTATTAGAAATATTGCTAATAGTTTCTAACAATGTAAACTTTGGAAAATAAGGTGGTAGATGTTCTCTCCGAAGtagcaagaaaataaaaacttacaAGTGTATGGTCTGTTGATCCATCTAATTGTGTTAGGCCTCTTATGTTGTTAAACATGAAAGTTTACCTTTTTAATTGATTAATAAATTTCGttgtatcaaaataaaaaatgtaaATGAGCATTGAGCTCGAACATTTGCTTTCTTCCAGGCTATTAGCAACGGGATTTAAATTATATTTTGCAACGGTAAGCAATCCGCGTCACATTCTGGTGtggttaatttttatttttgcttatatatttattttcctaTGTGTTAATAAAACTAAATTTATTGTTAAACACAAAGGGTGACAGCATGGCTGCTTTATCCTTTCTTTATTGTTTTATTACTCTTTATTTGTGAAACGGAAGTTTACAATTTTATGCATGAATATAGAATGGATCATATATATTTTGAGTGAGTTTATACGTAACCATGAGTTATAAGATGATTATAGAGCTTGACAATTTTTAAAACTTGATACACAAACATCTATAGAGCTCAAACGATCgaagctctaacaatctctcaatTAAGTACCAAGCAGGTTTAGCTATTTTTTTTGCAAGATTAACTGCTAATTGAGTTACGATTGATATCCATAAGCCGCATTACATTTTCTTTTTCCAACAGAATACCTTCACGAACAATACCTATGCACTTCAACTACATTGCTCCTACAGATGTAGGCATCCTTCGCAAAAGCAGCAATAAAGCCATCATTATCTATTCAACTCCCCAAAGCACACACCATACTTGCATGCACCATCATGGACACCACTACCAATGAGTTTTATGTTCCTACCACTAGAATTTACTCGTTGTATTGTCGATAACATCATTTTTTGTGATTTCTCGAAGCCTCTGGTACTTCCAATGACTGCCAAATACTTTATTGTATTCTGCTTCGCCTTCATGATTATGGACCTACAATTAGAGCTTTCCTTGGAAAACTAACATTTCTAGCAATCTAGATATTCCAAAGAATGATAAGAAACAATTAATCATTCCATCTACACTTCTCATATTGTAGATGGGTGGAAGGacgatgaaaagatgagggtacccaaatacaccacaatatttattTATCCATTTATAAATCCTCTTACcgaagtgatcgtctatggacaaagtcgagacaatgcaacgaatcggtattcacactttgtgtgattttctatggatacgagatcgagacaatacgactactaaagtgtgatacttgataatagtttggacttaacaaaactctataggatcactatcaagtatgtacggagttaacgtttgtgtattttacttttaattataataaacaattataattgcggaaatagaaaagtaaaagacacagcaagattttgttaacgaggaaaactgcaaatgcagaaaaaccccgggaccaagtacagaattgaatactctcaaaattaagccgctatagaaaatctaaaccaacttcttatagttgaaaccaagcaactacccctagtttacttagtttcctcagaaTCCATACGCTTCCGACTTCAATGAGTGCACACACTAGAACAatttctttggatcgtattctaaacagtaaaggaataacaaatctatttggtaaaaactcttttgattctttcaagataaatatatctcaagtcatatgcaaaggatcttccgtttaatctaataaactcctttgcatggttagatcaatctatccaataactaccaaggTAGTCAAGTTTATATTCGCAATCAATCGATATAAATTACAACAAGAAAGTATAAAGTAATGCCGATCTCGTGCAACTATCAATTGAATAAAtccaattctagttggatcccagccgatcaaggtttgtgcacacccaaagatatgagaaccaaataagaaatcttcgttgtcttcaaatcatctttaatctttaataaacacctgcacaacactacttaaatctcttgtgatcaatcacacacagaaccgagttactgaacgtgttcaaagtatgttgacatcttttcactgtaaatccttattcatatttacatgtatttacattcttggaatcagttataccacacttccaaacaagtttaaaattgattCACCTGTATTCTAAGatcactatgtgattgatcaaatatcaaatc includes the following:
- the LOC113287878 gene encoding vascular-related unknown protein 1-like isoform X1, with the protein product MEGSDGENMQAEEQQNSFVSQDHPEESGWTFYLDDDEFFPRNSIENRVQPSSSSCYDDTPSMISDADSLAPWKFMDSTTSKKLGLLNPKKNKKKINSGTNDPDMEDTASSPVNSPKVVMVSSMKQYHRQTNSPRQNQDNDDDDDHIDNEYSTSQQRRKGSMSGDHQHFSALQLHEDRNNRMDFVEMRSSPNNNSNPRQFTDLKEKGLCVVPLSMFVNYLK
- the LOC113287878 gene encoding vascular-related unknown protein 1-like isoform X2 encodes the protein MEGSDGENMQAEEQQNSFVSQDHPEESGWTFYLDDDEFFPRNSIENRVQPSSSSCYDDTPSMISDADSLAPWKFMDSTTSKKLGLLNPKKNKKKINSGTNDPDMEDTASSPVNSPKVSSMKQYHRQTNSPRQNQDNDDDDDHIDNEYSTSQQRRKGSMSGDHQHFSALQLHEDRNNRMDFVEMRSSPNNNSNPRQFTDLKEKGLCVVPLSMFVNYLK